Proteins encoded within one genomic window of Panicum virgatum strain AP13 chromosome 1N, P.virgatum_v5, whole genome shotgun sequence:
- the LOC120653458 gene encoding uncharacterized protein LOC120653458: MVSLVVSQVRLAKVLVDGGSALDIIFASTLESMGYDMTSLVPSDQAFYVIIPRAGSTPVGRATLSVTFGTRDNFHTEYVNFEVTEFETSYYAILGRPSLAKFMAIPNDTYLLLKMPAPKGVLSVYGDL, encoded by the coding sequence ATGGTTAGCCTAGTGGTGAGCCAGGTCCGCTTGGCCAAAGTACTCGTCGATGGTGGCAGCGCCctcgacatcatcttcgccaGCACATTGGAGAGCATGGGCTACGACATGACCTCCCTGGTTCCATCCGACCAAGCCTTCTACGTCATCATCCCTAGAGCCGGGTCGACTCCAGTCGGCCGGGCCACTCTGTCGGTCACCTTCGGCACCCGCGACAACTTCCACACCGAGTACGTCAACTTCGAGGTCACCGAGTTCGAGACCTCCTACTACGCCATCCTGGGAAGACCCTccctcgccaagttcatggcgatacCCAACGACACATATCTTCTCCTGAAGATGCCAGCTCCTAAGGGGGTCCTCTCAGTCTACGGAGATCTGTAG
- the LOC120653459 gene encoding uncharacterized protein LOC120653459, with the protein MDAYCREIRKLEAMFYGLEFHHVPRDDNVVADVLSKLRSKRSIVPPSVFVQALNSPTVKMEEEPPTKPELVPAIGQEVLTLDTDWRSPIIDFIKNNKSYPSGKEHENLAHRSSNYVVIGTELPRHSASSGTVDAH; encoded by the coding sequence ATGGACGCCTACTGCAGGGAGATCAGGAAGCTCGAAGCCATGTTTTACGGTCTAGAGTTCCACCACGTCCCCAGGGATGACAATGTGGTGGCAGATGTTCTATCCAAGCTTCGATCCAAGCGGTCTATCGTACCACCCAGCGTGTTTGTTCAAGCACTCAACAGCCCTACGGTCAAGATGGAAGAGGAGCCTCCTACTAAGCCCGAATTGGTCCCGGCCATAGGACAGGAGGTCCTAACCCTCGACACCGACTGGCGCTCCCCaatcatcgacttcatcaagaacaATAAAAGCTATCCAAGTGGAAAGGAACACGAGAACCTTGCTCACCGGTCCAGCAACTACGTCGTCATAGGAACCGAGTTGCCCAGGCACTCGGCTTCCTCGGgaactgttgacgctcactaa